A genome region from Macadamia integrifolia cultivar HAES 741 unplaced genomic scaffold, SCU_Mint_v3 scaffold1700, whole genome shotgun sequence includes the following:
- the LOC122064647 gene encoding probable galacturonosyltransferase 7, giving the protein MESTTAKAKAIVMDCNNVDKKLRQILDLTEDEAHFHMKQSAFLYHLAVQTMPKSHHCLSMRLTVEHFRSPLLDKDLLVAERYVNPALHHFVIFSNNILASSVVINSTVMLAKESGNQVFHVLTDGQNYFAMELWFSKNYYKEATIRVVNIEDLNLDTQDTPTLLDLSLPEEFRISFQSASKSPTTKLKTEYISVFGHLHFLLPEIFKNLKKVVVLDDDVVVQRDLSPLWSFDMEGKVNGAVQFCAVRLDRLKNYLAEKSFDRNSCTWLSGLNIVDLVRWRELDLTENYRRLLQDQQRGSREESLRAGLLPASLLTFQNLVYPLDGSWALSGLGHDYNIDSQAIRRAAVLHYNGNMKPWLELGIPKYKGYWKKFLKQEDQFMSECNVNP; this is encoded by the exons ATGGAAAGTACAACAGCCAAGGCTAAAGCAATTGTCATGGATTGCAATAATGTTGATAAAAAATTGAGACAGATTCTTGACCTGACCGAGGACGAAGCCCACTTCCACATGAAGCAGAGTGCCTTCCTCTATCATCTTGCAGTCCAGACCATGCCCAAGAGTCACCACTGCCTGTCAATGAGATTGACTGTGGAACATTTTAGATCTCCCTTGCTTGATAAGGATCTCTTAGTAGCTGAGAGATATGTAAATCCAGCATTACATCACTTTGTAATCTTCTCCAACAACATACTTGCTTCTTCAGTTGTTATCAACTCAACTGTGATGCTGGCAAAA GAAAGCGGGAATCAGGTTTTTCATGTTCTGACTGATGGGCAGAATTACTTTGCCATGGAGCTATGGTTTTCCAAAAACTACTATAAGGAGGCCACCATTCGGGTTGTGAACATTGAAGATCTTAATCTGGACACCCAGGATACTCCTACATTGTTGGATTTATCATTGCCTGAGGAATTCCGTATTTCTTTTCAAAGTGCTAGTAAATCTCCTACAACCAAGCTGAAAACTGAATATATCTCAGTTTTTGGCCAtttacattttcttcttcctgaaATATTCAAGAATCTGAAGAAAGTGGTAGTTCTGGATGATGATGTTGTTGTCCAGCGAGATTTATCCCCCTTGTGGAGCTTTGACATGGAAGGGAAGGTAAATGGTGCTGTCCAGTTTTGTGCGGTGAGATTGGATCGGCTGAAAAATTATTTGGCCGAAAAAAGTTTTGACAGAAATTCTTGCACTTGGTTGTCTGGACTCAATATAGTTGATCTGGTGAGATGGAGGGAGCTGGACCTTACTGAAAACTACCGGAGGTTGCTCCAAGAT CAACAGCGCGGCAGCAGGGAGGAATCACTGAGAGCTGGATTATTGCCTGCAAGCTTGCTTACATTCCAGAACCTGGTTTATCCTCTGGACGGTTCATGGGCTTTGTCAGGACTGGGTCATGATTACAATATTGATTCCCAAGCCATTAGGAGGGCTGCAGTGTTGCATTATAATGGTAATATGAAACCGTGGCTTGAGCTGGGGATTCCAAAATATAAAGGGTACTGGAAGAAGTTTCTAAAGCAAGAGGACCAGTTCATGAGTGAATGCAATGTGAACCCCTAG